From Rhododendron vialii isolate Sample 1 chromosome 10a, ASM3025357v1, the proteins below share one genomic window:
- the LOC131304342 gene encoding thymidylate kinase-like translates to MIHARYFPISRALKLAAVASRQPLSLKSSFKCASRQITMENGHKSDSRGALIVLEGLDRSGKTSQSSRLISYLEGLGHSVESWRFPDRNTGVGQMISSYLNNKSQLDDHAIHLLFSANRWEKRSLMEAKLGSGTTLIVDRYSFSGVAFSSAKGLDIEWCKAPEMGLLAPDMVLYLDIPPEKAAERGGYGGERYEQLEFQRKVAHSYQLLHDASWKSIDASLPMEDVEKQLKEMVLDCVTTCQKGKALSNLWSS, encoded by the exons AAAACTTGCAGCGGTAGCATCTCGacaaccattgagtttgaaaTCTTCATTCAAGTGTGCTTCAAGGCAAATTACCATGGAGAATGGTCATAAAAGTGATTCAAGAGGCGCTTTAATTGTACTAGAAGGCTTGGATCGCAGCGGGAAGACCTCACAATCGAGTAGGCTGATTTCTTACTTGGAGGGACTCGGTCATTCAGTTGAATCATGGCGTTTTCCTGATAGAAATACAGGTGTTGGGCAAATGATCTCATCTTATCTAAACAATAAGTCGCAGCTGGATGATCATGCCATCCATTTACTGTTCAGCGCAAATCGTTGGGAGAAGAG ATCCTTAATGGAGGCTAAGCTTGGAAGTGGGACCACCCTCATTGTGGACCGTTATTCATTTTCCGGGGTAGCTTTTTCATCTGCCAAAGGACTGGATATTGAATGGTGTAAG GCTCCAGAGATGGGATTGCTGGCACCAGATATGGTCTTATATCTAGACATACCACCAGAG AAAGCTGCTGAAAGAGGAGGCTATGGAGGTGAGAGGTATGAGCAGCTTGAGTTTCAAAGAAAAGTTGCCCACTCCTATCAGCTGCTCCATGATGCCTCATGGAAG AGTATAGATGCAAGTCTTCCCATGGAAGATGTTGAGAAACAACTGAAGGAGATGGTACTGGATTGTGTGACAACCTGCCAAAAGGGTAAGGCCCTATCAAACCTCTGGTCAAGTTGA